A window of the Streptomyces sp. NBC_00250 genome harbors these coding sequences:
- a CDS encoding cupin domain-containing protein has translation MPLTTTAYDNGDDLAAYTDSLIATKASRVADFDTLSFQEKAGPQYRRGQIRYVGSGATGNHEGDSRIIPSGGFTFSNMLLPPGAEGPAHTHHDVEEAFFVLEGEVKVGIHRGPDEVEYRTLGYRDMIVVPAGVTRSLKNEGDTDALFCVVIGTQKPQVPTYPEYSPMHGVTRG, from the coding sequence ATGCCTCTGACCACCACCGCGTACGACAACGGCGACGACCTCGCCGCGTACACCGACTCCCTCATCGCCACCAAGGCCTCCCGGGTCGCCGACTTCGACACCCTCTCCTTCCAGGAGAAGGCCGGCCCGCAGTACCGCCGCGGCCAGATCCGCTACGTCGGCTCCGGCGCCACCGGCAACCACGAGGGCGACAGCCGCATCATCCCGTCCGGCGGCTTCACCTTCTCCAACATGCTGCTTCCGCCCGGCGCCGAGGGCCCGGCCCACACCCACCACGACGTCGAAGAGGCCTTCTTCGTCCTGGAGGGCGAGGTCAAGGTCGGCATCCACCGAGGCCCCGACGAGGTCGAGTACCGGACCCTCGGCTACCGCGACATGATCGTCGTCCCGGCCGGCGTGACCCGCTCCCTGAAGAACGAGGGGGACACCGACGCCCTCTTCTGCGTCGTCATCGGCACGCAGAAGCCGCAGGTCCCGACCTACCCCGAGTACTCGCCGATGCACGGCGTCACCCGTGGCTGA
- a CDS encoding alpha/beta fold hydrolase: protein MNTDLLAPASTDVHVEEAGDHGPLLLCLHGIGSSSAAFAPQLAELSAYARVVAWDAPGYARSPDPEVALTLDDFADTAARLIRERGGSAHVLGVSWGGVIALRLASRHPDLVASVIVADSSPGSGTDETKAAGMRARATELAELGPRAFAEARGPRLVSPGAPAGLVRRIVDTMAASVRLPGYGYAAESMASADLRAELPTVTAPSLVLCGDQDEVTGVEASQAIAGALHKTAFVIVKDAGHLANQEQPGRFNAWVLSHLRITARIPE, encoded by the coding sequence GTGAACACCGACCTCCTCGCCCCGGCGTCCACGGACGTCCACGTCGAGGAAGCCGGCGACCACGGCCCGCTGCTCCTCTGCCTCCACGGCATCGGCTCCTCTTCGGCCGCCTTCGCCCCGCAGCTCGCCGAACTCTCCGCGTACGCCCGGGTCGTCGCCTGGGACGCCCCCGGCTACGCCCGGTCGCCCGACCCCGAAGTCGCCCTCACCCTCGACGACTTCGCGGACACGGCGGCCCGATTGATCCGGGAGCGCGGCGGCAGCGCCCATGTGCTCGGCGTCTCCTGGGGCGGTGTGATCGCCCTGCGGCTCGCCTCCCGCCACCCGGACCTCGTCGCCTCGGTGATCGTCGCCGACTCCAGCCCCGGCTCGGGGACGGACGAGACGAAGGCGGCGGGCATGCGGGCCCGCGCCACCGAGCTCGCCGAACTCGGCCCGCGCGCCTTCGCCGAGGCCCGCGGACCACGCCTGGTGTCACCCGGCGCGCCGGCCGGACTGGTCCGCCGGATCGTCGACACCATGGCGGCCTCGGTACGGCTCCCGGGCTACGGGTACGCCGCCGAGTCCATGGCCTCGGCCGACCTGCGCGCCGAACTGCCCACGGTCACCGCGCCCTCGCTCGTCCTCTGCGGCGACCAGGACGAGGTCACCGGCGTCGAGGCGAGTCAGGCCATCGCCGGGGCCCTCCACAAGACCGCCTTCGTGATCGTCAAGGACGCCGGTCACCTGGCCAACCAGGAGCAGCCCGGACGCTTCAACGCCTGGGTCCTCTCCCACCTCCGCATCACCGCACGCATCCCCGAATAG
- a CDS encoding aspartate dehydrogenase domain-containing protein yields MSTARKVGVVGWGAIGRIVGTALADGQVDGAELVCVVDNRPLGDAAPAPQVPFEEALELCDLIVEAAGQGVVREWGERVLASGTDLLIASSGAMTDEELAKRLLAAGPGRVYFTGGAVGGLDLLQAARSLGPLDEVRLTTTKLPSTLEQPWMDEELLARMRTATGPVEVMTGTAREVPAKFPKSTNVAASVALAVGDLDAVRVRVVADPAAHHTRHLIEASGAHGAYRFEVAHLPDPGNPATSQVVPYAVLRGLAALAGRTGQIL; encoded by the coding sequence ATGAGCACCGCACGCAAGGTCGGAGTCGTCGGCTGGGGCGCGATCGGCAGGATCGTCGGCACCGCCCTCGCCGACGGGCAGGTGGACGGCGCCGAGCTGGTGTGCGTCGTCGACAACCGTCCGCTCGGTGACGCGGCGCCCGCCCCCCAGGTCCCCTTCGAGGAGGCGCTGGAGCTCTGCGACCTGATCGTGGAGGCCGCCGGCCAGGGAGTCGTACGGGAATGGGGGGAGCGCGTGCTCGCCTCCGGCACCGACCTGCTCATCGCCTCCAGCGGCGCGATGACCGACGAGGAGCTCGCGAAGCGGCTGCTCGCGGCGGGACCCGGCCGGGTGTACTTCACCGGCGGCGCCGTCGGCGGACTCGACCTGCTCCAGGCCGCCCGCTCGCTCGGGCCCCTGGACGAGGTCCGGCTGACCACCACCAAACTGCCTTCGACCCTCGAACAGCCCTGGATGGACGAGGAGTTGCTCGCCCGGATGCGGACGGCGACCGGCCCGGTCGAGGTCATGACCGGCACCGCCCGCGAGGTCCCGGCGAAGTTCCCCAAATCGACGAACGTGGCCGCCTCGGTCGCGCTGGCCGTCGGCGACCTGGACGCTGTGCGGGTCCGGGTCGTCGCCGACCCCGCGGCACACCACACGCGCCATCTGATCGAGGCGTCCGGCGCGCACGGGGCGTACCGCTTCGAGGTCGCGCACCTGCCCGACCCGGGCAACCCGGCGACCAGCCAGGTGGTGCCGTACGCCGTGCTGCGCGGTCTTGCCGCGCTGGCCGGTCGGACGGGGCAGATCCTGTGA
- a CDS encoding VOC family protein: protein MQPSPPGPIARLRSLRYVELHTPAFTEAADFYEEVWGLETVESDNGARWLRGTGDEHHVLHLTERERVGLGRLAFAVATPAEVDEAARRLEARGIVPVFGPGPLDQAGGGYGLRFADPEGRLVEISAHVEAVVPRGRDGAVPVGVTHAVLNTVDIDAAVAFYREVLGLRVSDWSEHQMAFLRCNADHHCIAFNQAEWTSLNHVAYEMSSVDHFMRGLGRLRHHGITPQWGPGRHGPGNNTFSYFTDPSGLVCEYTSEVAQIVEDAWIARVWRRVPELSDLWGTAGPPSKEIRCHMAGTPDPGPLAPVDARKDNA, encoded by the coding sequence ATGCAACCCTCACCGCCCGGCCCGATCGCCCGGCTCCGCTCCCTGCGCTACGTCGAGCTGCACACGCCCGCCTTCACCGAGGCCGCCGACTTCTACGAGGAGGTCTGGGGGCTGGAGACCGTCGAGTCAGACAACGGCGCGCGGTGGCTGCGCGGCACCGGCGACGAACACCACGTCCTGCACCTGACCGAACGCGAGCGCGTGGGCCTCGGCCGGCTCGCCTTCGCCGTCGCCACCCCCGCCGAGGTCGACGAGGCCGCCCGGCGCCTCGAAGCACGCGGCATCGTGCCCGTCTTCGGCCCCGGCCCGCTCGACCAGGCGGGCGGCGGATACGGGCTGCGGTTCGCCGACCCCGAAGGGCGCCTCGTCGAGATCAGCGCCCACGTCGAGGCGGTCGTCCCGCGTGGACGGGACGGCGCCGTGCCCGTCGGCGTCACCCACGCCGTGCTCAACACCGTCGACATCGACGCCGCCGTCGCCTTCTACCGCGAGGTGCTGGGACTGCGCGTCTCCGACTGGTCCGAGCACCAGATGGCCTTCCTGCGCTGCAACGCCGACCACCACTGCATCGCCTTCAACCAGGCCGAATGGACCTCGCTCAACCACGTCGCGTACGAGATGAGCTCGGTCGACCACTTCATGCGCGGACTCGGCCGGCTCCGCCACCACGGCATCACCCCCCAGTGGGGACCCGGCCGCCACGGCCCCGGAAACAACACCTTCTCCTACTTCACCGACCCGTCCGGGCTCGTCTGCGAGTACACCTCCGAGGTCGCCCAGATCGTCGAGGACGCCTGGATCGCCCGCGTGTGGCGACGGGTCCCGGAGCTCTCCGACCTGTGGGGGACGGCGGGTCCGCCGTCGAAGGAGATCCGCTGCCACATGGCGGGCACGCCGGACCCCGGCCCGCTCGCCCCCGTCGACGCCAGGAAGGACAACGCATGA
- a CDS encoding aldehyde dehydrogenase — MPLLPTDILIAGQWRRGAGEPVDTVDPATGRVLATVHSASAAEVGEAAEAAAKAVADPAWRDLLAHERARLLYRIAELTEEAAPELAAIQTADTGKTLTETRALALSAAGTFRYMAASLETAEDTLTPSRGPYVTMSVHEPIGVVGAINPWNSPVASDAQKIAPALAAGNAVLLKPAAWTPLVSLALGRLITRALDEFGLPTALLSVLPGSGRIVGDALVRHPLVARIGFTGGTETGRSIAAIAGEKLVPASLELGGKSPTIVRADADIEQALAGVLFGIFSSSGQSCIAGSRLFVAREIYDTFVGELVERVRKLRVGPGTDPSTQVGPLVHHRHRDSVAAYVDLARSEDARVLCGGSAPTGERYQDGAYYLPTVLDGLANTSRTCREEIFGPVLVALPYDDEDDLVRQANDSVYGLACGIWTRDLRAAWRIARRIEAGTVWINTYKQFSAATPFSGWKDSGLGTEKGRDAIRAYQRQKSLYWGTSDAPLPWAG; from the coding sequence GTGCCGCTCCTTCCCACCGACATCCTGATCGCGGGCCAGTGGCGACGCGGTGCGGGCGAGCCCGTCGACACCGTCGATCCGGCGACCGGGCGCGTCCTGGCCACCGTCCACTCCGCCTCCGCCGCCGAGGTCGGCGAGGCGGCCGAGGCCGCGGCGAAGGCGGTCGCGGACCCCGCCTGGCGGGACCTGCTCGCCCATGAGCGCGCTCGCCTCCTGTACCGGATCGCCGAGCTGACCGAAGAGGCCGCCCCCGAGCTCGCCGCGATACAGACCGCCGACACCGGCAAGACCCTCACCGAGACCAGGGCCCTCGCACTCAGCGCGGCGGGCACCTTCCGGTACATGGCCGCCTCCCTGGAGACGGCCGAGGACACGCTCACGCCGTCCCGCGGCCCGTACGTCACCATGAGCGTCCACGAACCGATCGGCGTGGTCGGCGCGATCAACCCCTGGAACTCCCCGGTCGCCAGTGACGCCCAGAAGATCGCCCCCGCACTCGCCGCGGGCAACGCCGTCCTCCTCAAGCCCGCCGCCTGGACCCCCCTGGTCTCCCTCGCCCTCGGGCGGCTGATCACCCGGGCACTCGACGAGTTCGGCCTGCCGACCGCCCTCCTCTCGGTCCTGCCCGGCAGCGGCCGGATCGTCGGCGACGCCCTCGTGCGCCACCCCCTCGTCGCCCGGATCGGATTCACCGGGGGCACCGAGACGGGCCGGTCCATCGCCGCGATCGCCGGCGAGAAGCTCGTCCCCGCCTCGCTGGAGCTCGGCGGCAAGTCGCCGACCATCGTGCGCGCCGACGCCGACATCGAGCAGGCGTTGGCCGGGGTGCTGTTCGGGATCTTCTCGTCCAGCGGCCAGTCCTGCATCGCCGGCTCGCGGCTCTTCGTGGCACGCGAGATCTACGACACCTTCGTCGGCGAGCTCGTGGAGCGGGTCCGCAAGCTGCGCGTCGGCCCCGGCACCGACCCCTCCACCCAGGTCGGCCCGCTGGTGCACCACCGCCACCGCGACTCCGTCGCCGCCTACGTCGACCTCGCCCGCTCCGAAGACGCACGCGTGCTGTGCGGCGGGTCGGCGCCCACGGGGGAGCGCTACCAGGACGGCGCCTACTACCTCCCGACCGTCCTCGACGGCCTCGCCAACACCTCCCGCACCTGCCGGGAGGAGATCTTCGGCCCGGTCCTCGTCGCCCTGCCCTACGACGACGAGGACGACCTCGTCCGCCAGGCCAACGACTCCGTCTACGGCCTCGCCTGCGGCATCTGGACCCGTGACCTGCGCGCCGCCTGGCGGATCGCCCGCCGGATCGAGGCGGGCACCGTCTGGATCAACACGTACAAGCAGTTCAGCGCCGCCACCCCGTTCAGCGGATGGAAGGACAGCGGCCTCGGCACGGAGAAGGGCCGGGACGCGATCCGCGCCTACCAGCGACAGAAGTCCCTGTACTGGGGCACCTCCGACGCCCCGCTTCCCTGGGCCGGCTGA